The Cyclobacteriaceae bacterium genome includes a region encoding these proteins:
- a CDS encoding type IX secretion system membrane protein PorP/SprF: protein MNKRLLFFISASLIALTTEAQQDPIYAQYLNNPMIINPAYAGSNNMFNAGIQYRTQWAGLDGNPTTANFSSHMSVFQNKVGLGIQVIQDKIGDSKNTEFNTLYSYKLQLSNATLSFGMQAGLIRYTNDPTGLSLRDPNDPVFTTSLSESKINFGAGLLLKNDRYMIGLSVPRLLPSTVSQGGQEIQVYKQNFYLFGSYIIFLSENVRFKPSVLLRGTQASPISADLNASINFKEYYTAGLFTRNFKTYGLLAQVFVKGLRFGYVFELPGSSESSLNFTSHEVTLGISLGLLSNHDKVLKTF, encoded by the coding sequence ATGAATAAACGTTTACTGTTTTTTATTTCTGCTTCCTTAATTGCATTGACCACTGAGGCCCAGCAGGATCCTATTTATGCCCAGTACCTGAATAATCCTATGATTATCAATCCGGCATATGCAGGAAGTAATAATATGTTCAATGCAGGAATTCAATATCGTACACAATGGGCTGGACTTGATGGAAATCCAACGACGGCAAACTTTAGCAGTCACATGTCTGTATTCCAAAACAAAGTAGGTTTAGGAATACAGGTAATTCAGGATAAGATTGGTGATTCAAAGAATACCGAATTCAATACTCTTTATTCGTACAAACTTCAATTGAGTAATGCTACGCTCTCGTTTGGTATGCAGGCAGGACTGATCCGTTATACAAATGATCCTACAGGTTTATCACTCAGAGATCCAAATGATCCCGTCTTTACAACAAGTCTTAGTGAATCAAAAATCAATTTCGGTGCTGGCTTACTTTTGAAAAATGACCGTTATATGATTGGCCTGTCGGTTCCGCGACTGCTTCCTTCCACGGTAAGTCAGGGTGGTCAGGAGATTCAGGTTTACAAGCAGAACTTCTATTTGTTTGGATCCTATATTATATTTCTTTCAGAAAATGTAAGATTCAAACCATCAGTATTGCTTCGTGGAACACAAGCTTCTCCTATTTCCGCAGATTTGAATGCGAGTATTAACTTCAAAGAATACTATACAGCAGGGCTTTTCACCCGCAATTTTAAAACATACGGATTGCTGGCTCAGGTCTTTGTAAAAGGGCTTCGCTTTGGATATGTATTTGAATTGCCCGGCAGTTCCGAATCAAGCCTGAATTTTACAAGCCATGAGGTTACGCTAGGTATTTCTCTTGGATTACTCAGCAACCACGACAAGGTTTTGAAAACATTCTAG
- a CDS encoding T9SS type B sorting domain-containing protein, translated as MERSYNTLFVTFKPLETLKEMKRFLLVFGIAVFSILSGSAQIVSDFTSNNEGWIAPSSSTGIQYSATGGNPGGYVFGIDPALASTFWYYRAPGKFTGNRSSYYNGTISFDVSVVTTQAAVQRADIILTNSAGISIYYFSPVTPTPGVYPTWTKYAVNLNELSGNWKTANSSTGTAATQAEIQNVLTSLLNFDIRGRYGSSINTQSRLDNVMFTEFTIDTQPTTTSVCLGSTTSFTIAASAFTTVTYQWQKFDGTFGLWNNLTNTGGYSGTTTTTLGINTATTGTAAQGSYRCIVSSTGAKPITSSVANLTVNALPTAPGATPNSACGPTNTVTLTATGGSAGQYRWYSVSSGGVASTQVNNTFVTPSISTTTTFYVAINNGTCESTRTSVQAIINTVTPPTTTPGSACGPSSAVVVSASGGSAGQYRWYTASSGGPASAQVNSTFTTPVISTTTVYYVAINNGTCESTRTAVTATIDIVTPPTTTNNSGCAPSASITVSASGGSAGQYRWYTASSGGPASAQVNSTFTTPVISATTVYYVAINNGTCESTRTPVTATIVTVNPPTTTGNSACGPTASVTVNATGGSAGQYRWYQVASGGAASAQTNSAYITPLISATTIFYVAINNGTCESVRTPVTATINNCTVNHPPIIRPVFSTTGPGGTVTIDLLNQISDEDGNLDASTFNVKIAPISGAPTSISSSSVLTINYSGITFSGTDMFTVEACDLSGFCSQKEFTVDFAGDIMIYNAISPNNDGKNDSWIIQNIDVLEDTKENHITVFNRWGDSVFEIDNYNNLDRVFNGLSKNGSQLPSGTYFYRIDFKSGRKTQNGYISLKR; from the coding sequence ATGGAGCGTTCTTATAATACCCTGTTTGTTACCTTCAAGCCTCTTGAGACATTAAAGGAAATGAAGAGATTTCTACTCGTCTTTGGAATTGCTGTATTCTCAATCTTAAGTGGATCTGCTCAGATTGTGAGTGATTTTACAAGTAATAATGAGGGCTGGATAGCTCCTTCCTCCTCAACAGGAATTCAGTACAGCGCCACAGGTGGTAATCCAGGGGGTTATGTTTTTGGTATCGACCCAGCGTTGGCATCCACTTTCTGGTATTACAGAGCTCCCGGAAAATTCACCGGCAATCGTTCATCATATTACAATGGAACAATCTCTTTTGATGTATCTGTTGTAACAACTCAGGCAGCTGTTCAGCGTGCCGATATTATTCTTACTAACAGTGCCGGCATTTCGATTTATTATTTTAGCCCGGTAACACCTACACCAGGAGTATATCCCACCTGGACAAAGTATGCAGTTAATCTGAATGAGCTTTCAGGTAACTGGAAAACAGCAAATTCATCTACCGGAACTGCTGCTACTCAGGCAGAGATTCAGAATGTTTTAACAAGTCTTTTAAATTTTGATATCCGCGGACGGTATGGTTCTTCCATCAACACACAATCCAGGCTTGACAATGTTATGTTTACAGAGTTTACAATAGATACACAACCCACCACAACATCGGTATGTCTTGGATCAACAACATCTTTTACCATCGCTGCATCCGCATTCACTACTGTTACATATCAATGGCAAAAATTTGACGGAACCTTTGGGCTTTGGAATAATCTTACAAACACAGGGGGATATTCAGGAACCACTACGACTACCCTGGGAATTAATACAGCAACAACAGGAACAGCTGCGCAAGGATCTTATCGATGCATTGTATCTTCAACTGGCGCGAAACCCATTACTTCAAGTGTTGCAAATCTTACTGTCAATGCACTGCCAACAGCGCCAGGAGCAACGCCAAACTCCGCATGTGGACCAACAAACACGGTAACGCTTACTGCAACAGGTGGAAGTGCGGGCCAATACCGCTGGTACTCCGTATCCTCAGGTGGAGTTGCCAGTACTCAGGTGAACAATACTTTTGTCACTCCTTCTATTTCAACAACAACAACTTTTTATGTTGCGATCAATAATGGTACCTGCGAAAGCACTAGGACATCTGTTCAGGCGATCATAAATACGGTAACACCACCTACCACCACTCCTGGTTCAGCATGCGGCCCTTCTTCAGCGGTTGTTGTGAGTGCATCGGGTGGAAGTGCAGGGCAATATCGGTGGTATACTGCCTCTTCCGGAGGACCCGCCAGTGCGCAGGTGAATAGCACTTTTACAACACCTGTGATCTCAACCACTACAGTTTATTATGTTGCTATTAACAATGGTACCTGTGAAAGCACACGCACAGCCGTAACTGCAACAATTGATATCGTCACTCCACCTACGACTACTAATAATTCAGGATGCGCGCCATCTGCTTCCATTACTGTAAGTGCCAGTGGCGGAAGTGCCGGACAATATAGATGGTATACTGCCTCTTCTGGTGGACCAGCGAGTGCTCAGGTCAATAGCACTTTCACAACACCCGTCATCTCAGCCACCACAGTTTATTATGTAGCCATAAATAACGGAACCTGTGAAAGCACACGCACTCCAGTAACCGCAACCATTGTTACCGTCAATCCACCAACAACTACTGGTAATTCAGCTTGCGGACCTACTGCTTCGGTTACAGTCAATGCAACAGGAGGAAGCGCTGGCCAGTACCGATGGTATCAGGTAGCATCCGGAGGAGCAGCAAGTGCACAAACGAACAGCGCTTACATAACTCCTTTGATATCTGCTACGACTATTTTCTACGTTGCCATCAACAATGGAACATGCGAAAGCGTACGGACGCCCGTAACTGCTACTATCAACAATTGTACTGTCAATCATCCTCCGATCATTCGACCAGTATTCTCCACGACAGGACCTGGAGGAACAGTTACCATCGATCTGCTCAATCAGATCAGTGATGAAGATGGTAATCTCGATGCTTCGACGTTTAACGTAAAGATTGCTCCTATCAGTGGAGCACCAACCTCTATCAGTTCAAGCTCAGTACTTACCATTAATTATTCAGGGATCACATTTTCCGGTACGGATATGTTCACGGTAGAAGCTTGTGATCTTTCAGGTTTCTGTTCACAAAAAGAATTTACAGTTGATTTTGCAGGGGACATCATGATCTACAATGCGATATCTCCAAACAATGACGGAAAAAACGATTCATGGATCATTCAGAATATCGATGTATTAGAAGACACAAAAGAGAATCATATTACCGTATTCAATCGTTGGGGAGATTCAGTTTTTGAAATTGACAACTATAATAACCTCGACAGAGTATTCAACGGACTTAGTAAAAATGGAAGTCAGTTGCCAAGTGGCACCTATTTCTACCGAATTGATTTCAAATCTGGCAGAAAAACACAGAACGGATACATCTCCTTAAAGAGATAA
- a CDS encoding S9 family peptidase, whose protein sequence is MSGSLRNVILLFSVITFLGACSPGKESTQRPDVKPPVAKKQPFEIVAKHGHKRIDSYYWLKEREDTAVINYLTAENRYLDTMMSGTKALQTKLYEEMKGRIKEKDESVPVKDGEYYYYTRYEEGYDYPIYCRKKGSLESPEEVIVNGNDLGKNQKYFSMSISNSPNHELIALAIDTIGRRFYTLKFKNMTTGQMLSDKIGNTTGNVEWANDNKTLFFGTQDPNSLRSDKIFRHTLGSSTKDDKMIYEEKDQTLSCYIYKTKSDKYMIVTSGRTDASFAQFMSADDVNSKLILIEPLQNDVDYSVDHANDKFYIRTNLNATNYRLVEASPEKPAKENWKDVIPHRADIFFGGYELFKNYLAVEDQSEGLVKIRLIKWADKSESTIDFGEPAYVAGIDNNREFDTNLIRYNYQSMTTPSSVYDYTMDTHEKKLLKQREVLGGFNPNNYQTERVMVTARDGAKIPLSIVYRKDKFKKDGTNPTLQYSYGSYGSSSYASFSSNRLSLLDRGFVYAISHVRGGQEMGGQWYENGKMMNKKNTFNDFIDCSEYLISSKYASKDKLFAYGGSAGGLLMGAITNMRPDLYKGIIAAVPFVDVISTMMDESIPLTTFEWREWGNPNIQEQYEYMLSYSPYDQVEKKDYTNLLVTTGLHDSQVQYWEPAKWVAKLRDMKTDKSLLFLSTNMDAGHGGASGRFRAIKDEALRQAFMLDLVGIKE, encoded by the coding sequence ATGTCAGGAAGTCTACGCAATGTCATTCTATTATTTTCCGTCATCACTTTCCTGGGCGCCTGCTCTCCGGGAAAAGAAAGCACTCAACGTCCGGATGTAAAGCCTCCGGTTGCGAAAAAACAGCCTTTTGAAATTGTAGCCAAGCACGGCCACAAACGCATCGATAGCTACTATTGGTTAAAAGAGCGAGAAGACACTGCTGTTATTAATTATTTGACTGCTGAAAATCGCTACCTCGACACTATGATGTCCGGCACGAAAGCACTTCAAACAAAACTATATGAAGAAATGAAGGGGCGGATCAAAGAGAAGGATGAATCCGTTCCTGTTAAGGATGGAGAATACTATTACTACACCCGTTATGAAGAAGGATATGATTATCCAATTTATTGCCGCAAGAAAGGTTCGCTTGAAAGTCCTGAAGAGGTCATCGTAAATGGCAATGATCTTGGGAAGAATCAAAAGTATTTCAGCATGTCTATCTCCAATAGTCCAAATCATGAACTCATTGCACTGGCAATAGATACTATTGGAAGGAGGTTCTATACCTTAAAATTTAAAAACATGACAACGGGTCAAATGTTATCTGACAAAATAGGAAACACTACCGGAAATGTTGAGTGGGCAAATGATAATAAGACTCTTTTCTTTGGAACTCAGGATCCAAATTCACTTAGGAGCGATAAGATTTTCCGTCATACATTGGGTTCATCCACAAAAGATGATAAGATGATCTATGAGGAAAAGGATCAAACCTTGTCATGTTATATCTACAAGACAAAGTCAGACAAGTACATGATCGTTACTTCAGGTCGTACTGACGCTTCTTTTGCCCAATTCATGAGCGCTGACGACGTCAACAGCAAATTGATATTGATTGAACCTTTGCAAAACGATGTTGATTATAGCGTTGATCATGCCAATGATAAGTTTTATATCCGTACGAATTTAAATGCAACCAATTATCGTTTGGTGGAAGCTTCTCCCGAAAAGCCAGCAAAAGAAAACTGGAAAGATGTTATTCCACACAGAGCTGATATCTTTTTCGGTGGCTATGAGCTTTTCAAAAATTATCTTGCGGTGGAGGACCAAAGTGAAGGGTTGGTAAAGATCCGCCTGATCAAATGGGCAGACAAATCGGAATCAACGATCGACTTTGGAGAACCAGCATATGTTGCGGGTATAGACAATAATCGTGAGTTTGATACGAATCTGATCCGATATAATTATCAATCTATGACGACCCCTTCATCTGTATATGATTATACAATGGATACACATGAAAAGAAGTTATTAAAGCAGCGAGAAGTACTGGGTGGATTTAATCCAAACAATTATCAAACAGAAAGAGTGATGGTGACGGCCCGTGATGGAGCAAAGATTCCGCTTTCGATCGTTTACAGAAAAGACAAGTTCAAGAAAGACGGAACGAATCCCACTCTTCAATATTCTTACGGCTCATATGGTTCAAGTTCTTATGCATCGTTTAGTTCGAATCGCCTAAGCCTGCTCGATCGTGGATTTGTATATGCTATCTCACATGTGCGCGGCGGTCAGGAAATGGGAGGACAGTGGTATGAGAATGGGAAAATGATGAACAAGAAAAACACTTTCAATGATTTTATTGATTGTTCAGAGTATTTGATCTCATCCAAGTATGCATCGAAGGATAAATTATTTGCCTATGGTGGAAGCGCGGGCGGATTATTGATGGGTGCCATCACCAACATGCGCCCTGATCTTTATAAAGGGATCATCGCTGCCGTACCCTTTGTTGATGTGATCTCTACGATGATGGACGAGAGTATTCCTTTGACGACTTTCGAATGGCGCGAATGGGGTAACCCAAATATTCAGGAGCAATATGAATACATGCTTTCTTATTCTCCATATGACCAGGTGGAAAAAAAGGATTATACAAATCTATTAGTCACGACAGGTCTGCATGACAGCCAGGTACAATATTGGGAACCAGCTAAGTGGGTTGCCAAATTACGTGACATGAAAACAGATAAGAGTCTCTTGTTTCTGTCCACGAATATGGATGCAGGTCATGGTGGTGCTTCGGGTCGTTTCCGCGCCATAAAGGACGAAGCGTTACGTCAGGCTTTCATGCTGGATCTTGTTGGCATCAAGGAATAA
- a CDS encoding T9SS type B sorting domain-containing protein — MTPLLRFSRIKLLLFSAMIFISCWSLAQPTITSFTPSSGARGSSVTINGTNFDPLNTNNIVYFGAAKGNVINATATTLTVTVPTGATYQNISVLVPSGLTAYSAKPFIVTFPGGGTIDATSFDPRVNFASGLSPVSIAIGDLSGDGYNDIITSTITITNVQIYKNTPTVGVIDATSLDAFFTPPTQAFGHHMSIQDLDGDGQPEIALSHYNSEKVAIFKNASTILDFSPTAFAGRTDLQEAGASPGIAIADLDADGKPDVVGLTNVGTPDHYNFSIFKNNNPKGAITVGGFAARVDFTTTPGGNDIAIADFNQDGRPDIVVATLSDKMITVFKNISTPGVLDATSFDTGTSFSTGNGAYNIAVGDLDGDGLLDIAFVNYQDDNFSILRNTSASGSISFEPRISFGVNTGAHPQDIAIDDLDGDGKVDLVVANMDGNSISVFRNRSNPGDIDIATRVDFAAGSRPIAIATADLNVDGKPEIIVVNTQDNNISVYNNKIVGSGATITINTQPIDATVCDGQVATFTTDASGTTNITYHWQYATTSVGPFNDIANGGGYSNVTTKILSVNTTGNFGAGRYRCRISGDLATDVFTNDQGLFINTIPSPPGTTNQQSCSATSFALVATGGSPGNYKWYPVSTGGAAIAGATNATYNTPVLSVTTTYFVAIRNGICESSRTSIVATVDVVPKPVISVTNCTATSATLSGPAGYTTYTWSTGATGQTLVISSAGGYTLIVRDALGCDSPLSDPATFTATFCNHAPVITESLISGIVEGTVEFDLTSLVTDSDNNIDFSTLKITKQPTSGATATIDASHKLTINYAGRSFAGKDELTIEVCDLSGVCSQKVISVEVIGDIVVYTGISPNGNNQNDFWLIRYIDALDDTRLNHVSVYSRWGDAVFETDNYDNKTHVFTGISKGGSELPTGTYFYKIEFASGRKTLTGYLSLKR; from the coding sequence ATGACACCCCTTCTCAGATTTTCCAGAATAAAATTACTGCTGTTCTCCGCAATGATTTTCATTTCATGCTGGTCATTGGCTCAGCCAACCATCACGTCATTCACTCCATCCAGCGGCGCAAGAGGAAGCTCTGTTACAATTAACGGTACAAACTTTGACCCTCTTAACACAAACAATATTGTCTATTTCGGAGCCGCAAAAGGCAACGTCATCAACGCAACTGCTACTACACTTACGGTAACCGTTCCCACTGGCGCCACCTATCAGAATATTTCAGTTCTGGTTCCAAGTGGACTTACTGCCTATTCAGCAAAACCATTCATTGTAACATTTCCGGGTGGCGGAACTATTGATGCAACTTCCTTTGATCCAAGAGTAAACTTTGCATCAGGATTAAGTCCGGTATCAATTGCTATTGGTGATTTAAGTGGTGATGGATATAATGACATCATTACATCAACCATTACGATCACAAATGTTCAGATATATAAAAACACACCTACTGTTGGTGTTATCGATGCTACATCATTGGATGCTTTTTTTACCCCTCCCACTCAGGCGTTTGGACACCATATGTCTATTCAGGATCTTGATGGTGACGGTCAACCAGAGATCGCATTATCGCATTATAATAGTGAGAAGGTTGCCATCTTTAAAAATGCATCCACAATATTGGATTTCAGCCCCACTGCTTTCGCCGGCAGAACAGACCTGCAGGAAGCCGGTGCCTCTCCAGGTATCGCCATTGCCGATCTTGATGCTGATGGAAAACCCGATGTTGTCGGCTTGACAAATGTTGGAACTCCAGATCATTATAATTTTTCAATTTTCAAAAATAACAATCCAAAAGGAGCTATAACGGTTGGAGGATTTGCTGCACGCGTTGACTTTACAACCACTCCGGGAGGCAATGACATTGCGATTGCTGATTTTAATCAGGACGGTAGACCAGACATTGTGGTGGCTACCCTTAGTGATAAAATGATCACAGTATTCAAGAACATTTCAACACCCGGAGTTCTTGATGCCACATCTTTTGATACCGGAACAAGTTTTTCCACGGGTAATGGCGCCTATAACATTGCTGTTGGCGATCTTGACGGAGATGGGTTGCTCGATATCGCATTCGTAAATTACCAGGATGATAACTTCTCAATCCTGAGAAACACTTCTGCATCAGGCTCCATATCATTTGAGCCCAGAATAAGCTTTGGTGTGAATACGGGTGCACATCCCCAGGATATTGCCATCGATGATCTTGATGGTGATGGAAAAGTTGACCTAGTGGTCGCAAATATGGATGGCAATTCTATTTCCGTTTTCAGAAACAGAAGCAATCCAGGTGACATTGATATTGCTACCCGCGTTGATTTTGCAGCAGGCTCAAGACCTATTGCTATTGCAACAGCAGATTTGAATGTCGATGGAAAACCAGAAATTATTGTTGTCAATACTCAGGATAATAACATCTCGGTTTATAATAATAAGATCGTTGGCTCAGGCGCTACGATTACTATCAATACCCAGCCCATTGATGCGACAGTTTGTGATGGACAGGTCGCTACGTTTACAACCGACGCCTCGGGGACAACGAATATTACATATCACTGGCAGTATGCAACTACCAGCGTGGGGCCGTTCAACGATATTGCTAATGGAGGAGGCTACTCCAATGTGACCACAAAAATTCTATCCGTGAATACTACCGGAAATTTCGGAGCAGGAAGATACCGTTGCCGAATCAGTGGTGACCTCGCGACTGACGTATTTACAAATGATCAGGGATTGTTCATTAACACAATTCCATCACCACCCGGCACAACGAATCAACAAAGTTGTTCCGCAACAAGTTTTGCATTAGTCGCTACTGGTGGATCGCCCGGTAACTACAAATGGTATCCCGTATCAACCGGCGGAGCAGCAATCGCAGGAGCTACTAACGCTACTTACAATACACCAGTTCTTTCAGTTACTACTACATATTTTGTTGCTATAAGAAACGGAATCTGCGAAAGTTCCAGAACATCGATTGTTGCAACTGTTGATGTTGTACCAAAGCCCGTTATTTCGGTTACAAACTGCACTGCAACTTCTGCCACACTATCAGGACCCGCAGGATACACAACCTATACATGGTCTACCGGAGCAACGGGTCAGACACTTGTAATATCGTCAGCGGGCGGTTACACATTAATTGTAAGAGATGCCCTTGGCTGTGATTCTCCCCTATCAGATCCCGCCACGTTTACAGCTACTTTTTGCAATCATGCCCCAGTCATTACAGAATCTCTCATTAGTGGAATTGTGGAGGGTACAGTAGAGTTCGATCTTACCAGCCTGGTCACTGATTCTGACAACAACATTGATTTCTCAACTCTAAAGATCACCAAGCAACCAACCAGTGGAGCAACTGCAACGATTGATGCAAGTCATAAGTTAACTATTAATTATGCAGGAAGATCTTTTGCAGGAAAAGATGAACTTACCATTGAAGTTTGTGATCTCTCAGGAGTATGTTCTCAAAAAGTTATATCAGTAGAAGTTATCGGTGATATCGTAGTCTATACCGGAATCTCTCCTAATGGAAATAATCAAAATGATTTCTGGCTTATCCGTTATATTGATGCATTGGATGACACAAGGCTTAACCATGTCTCAGTTTATAGCCGATGGGGTGATGCTGTCTTTGAAACTGATAATTACGATAATAAAACTCATGTCTTCACAGGAATCAGCAAAGGCGGGAGCGAGTTGCCAACCGGAACATACTTCTATAAAATTGAATTTGCATCCGGCCGCAAGACATTGACGGGTTATCTCTCCTTAAAACGATAA
- a CDS encoding type IX secretion system membrane protein PorP/SprF, giving the protein MKYSLRIRFLLFTVVFCGSISCYSQQDPLYGLYLNNPFVINPAYAGINNNLTAFASFRNQWAGFDGAPSTISAGAHMSVMQNKLGVGLMFVGDKIGENTNNQISASFAYKLRVNDGTTLSFGMQAGYINYKIDPSQLILQDPTDPAFAAVSQAKPNVGVGAILKGDKFLLGLSVPRLVNSTVELGGQNINVYQQHYYLMGSYLFFLSESIILKPSILLKAVSGSPLSADANVNFIFNRKYSVGAYTRNLNSYGLLAQLDFLDKYRLSYAFEIPTNGSVGTRFVTNEIMLSIRTSVLRFHENSVSNF; this is encoded by the coding sequence ATGAAATATTCTCTACGTATCAGGTTCCTCTTGTTCACGGTCGTTTTTTGTGGATCGATCTCGTGTTATTCACAGCAGGATCCACTCTATGGATTGTATCTGAACAATCCTTTTGTGATCAACCCTGCTTATGCCGGGATCAATAACAATCTTACAGCATTTGCTTCTTTCCGCAATCAGTGGGCGGGTTTTGATGGCGCTCCATCAACCATTAGTGCAGGTGCTCACATGTCGGTCATGCAAAATAAACTTGGTGTTGGTTTAATGTTTGTTGGAGATAAGATTGGGGAAAATACCAACAATCAGATCTCTGCTTCTTTTGCATACAAACTTCGAGTGAATGACGGCACAACATTGTCTTTTGGAATGCAGGCGGGTTATATAAATTATAAAATAGATCCTTCACAATTAATTCTGCAAGATCCGACTGATCCGGCATTTGCTGCCGTGAGTCAGGCGAAACCAAATGTTGGTGTGGGTGCTATACTCAAAGGAGATAAATTTCTGTTAGGGCTCTCGGTACCGCGATTGGTAAATAGTACGGTAGAACTGGGAGGTCAGAACATAAATGTGTATCAGCAACACTATTATTTAATGGGTTCATACCTGTTTTTTCTTTCAGAGAGCATCATCCTCAAACCCTCTATTTTATTAAAAGCGGTCAGCGGATCACCACTTTCTGCTGATGCAAATGTCAATTTTATATTCAATAGAAAATATTCCGTAGGGGCATACACACGCAATCTTAATTCGTATGGCTTACTGGCTCAATTGGATTTTCTTGATAAGTACAGACTGTCCTATGCATTTGAAATACCTACTAATGGATCTGTTGGAACAAGATTTGTTACCAACGAAATTATGCTGAGCATCCGGACTTCTGTTTTAAGATTCCACGAGAATTCTGTTTCAAACTTTTAG
- a CDS encoding DUF3592 domain-containing protein, giving the protein MRSPYFIFIIFAAIGIPFLLLMIYFSYSSIQQLSTWETVEGKIIDFTRNDNPIIAYQVGDKSYEITSFYRSDDKSLRAYDVYFPPGHPEQAEDKSFMNVWFLPLIFSVFGIAFGGVGIFGVLYQLKKSKAKDELFTQQRGKKLSLPITFVGYNTSYSINGRHPYIINAEWIDPISSIAYKFTSENMWADPTPFISAQRKIDVYIDESNPKRYYVNVTFAQKS; this is encoded by the coding sequence ATGAGAAGCCCCTATTTCATATTCATAATTTTCGCTGCCATTGGAATACCATTTCTTTTGTTGATGATATATTTCTCATACAGCAGTATTCAGCAGCTATCAACGTGGGAAACGGTAGAAGGGAAAATTATTGACTTTACTCGAAATGATAATCCAATTATAGCCTACCAGGTTGGTGATAAGTCATACGAGATAACATCTTTCTACCGATCGGATGATAAAAGTTTGAGGGCTTATGATGTGTATTTCCCTCCGGGCCACCCGGAGCAGGCTGAAGATAAATCGTTTATGAACGTGTGGTTCCTCCCTTTGATATTTTCAGTGTTTGGAATCGCATTTGGAGGCGTCGGAATCTTTGGAGTTTTGTATCAATTGAAAAAATCGAAGGCAAAGGATGAGCTATTCACACAACAAAGAGGAAAAAAGTTATCACTACCAATTACGTTCGTTGGCTACAATACATCCTATTCCATCAACGGAAGACATCCATATATAATCAATGCGGAATGGATCGACCCCATTTCAAGTATAGCATATAAATTTACCAGTGAGAACATGTGGGCTGATCCGACTCCATTTATTTCAGCTCAAAGGAAGATCGATGTGTATATTGACGAGTCCAATCCAAAAAGATATTATGTGAATGTGACGTTCGCTCAGAAATCTTAA